From Neodiprion pinetum isolate iyNeoPine1 chromosome 7, iyNeoPine1.2, whole genome shotgun sequence, a single genomic window includes:
- the LOC124223163 gene encoding B9 domain-containing protein 2-like isoform X1 yields MAELHIIGQIKSAKNFQASNLFCKWSFHVGGGWKLIDGSAEGQTQECCDFYTDMPVWDHPVDLHYTTQTLQGSPKLLLQIFCRDDYGRVLFVAYGVSSIPLTPGAHTVTCHTWKPVGDWQDRLRDRFLGVSLQLKSPNALVNTEDRFELLTQTMGSVNIDLHILARNFEKFGCRL; encoded by the exons ATGGCTGAGCTACACATTATTGGTCAAATAAAGTCTGCAAAGAATTTTCAAGCTTCGAATCTCTTCTGTAAATGGAGTTTTCACGTTG GTGGAGGGTGGAAACTGATAGACGGATCTGCAGAGGGACAAACTCAAGAATGTTGTGATTTTTATACTGATATGCCAGTCTGGGATCATCCTGTGGATTTACATTATACAACGCAGACTCTCCAAGGTTCTCCAAAGCTACTTCTACAAATATTTTGCCGAGACGATTACGGCAGAGTATTATTTGTAGCCTATGGAGTCAGTTCCATACCTCTAACGCCAGGAGCTCATACCGTCACCTGTCATACATGGAAACCAGTCG GTGACTGGCAAGACAGATTGAGAGACAGATTTTTAGGCGTGAGTCTGCAACTGAAATCGCCAAACGCTTTAGTCAACACCGAAGACAGATTCGAACTGCTCACTCAGACAATGGGCTCGGTGAATATAGACCTGCATATACTGGCacggaatttcgaaaaattcggCTGTCGTTTGTAG
- the RNASEK gene encoding ribonuclease kappa-B, translating into MVKVCGPKYALCGLIISVWGIIQLILMGVFFHIKSVALIEDVPVGEGPFATKDEFYTSIDRGYVQNAYNCWIAACIYVFTFLISGHQFYMNSRSSLSV; encoded by the exons ATGGTCAAAGTTTGCGGACCTAAATATGCCCTTTGTGGCTTGATAATATCTGTTTGGGGTATAATCCAGCTG ATACTGATGGGGGTATTCTTTCACATAAAGAGCGTTGCCTTGATCGAAGATGTGCCGGTCGGAGAAGGGCCATTTGCGACAAAGGATGAATTTTACACGAGTATAGACAGGGGCTATGTGCAAAATGCTTACAACTGCTGGATCGCTGCCTGCATTTACGTTTTTACCTTCCTAATTTCCGGACATCAATTCTACATGAATTCAAGGTCGTCGCTTAGCGTGTAA
- the LOC124223163 gene encoding B9 domain-containing protein 2-like isoform X2, with protein sequence MEFSRGGWKLIDGSAEGQTQECCDFYTDMPVWDHPVDLHYTTQTLQGSPKLLLQIFCRDDYGRVLFVAYGVSSIPLTPGAHTVTCHTWKPVGDWQDRLRDRFLGVSLQLKSPNALVNTEDRFELLTQTMGSVNIDLHILARNFEKFGCRL encoded by the exons ATGGAGTTTTCAC GTGGAGGGTGGAAACTGATAGACGGATCTGCAGAGGGACAAACTCAAGAATGTTGTGATTTTTATACTGATATGCCAGTCTGGGATCATCCTGTGGATTTACATTATACAACGCAGACTCTCCAAGGTTCTCCAAAGCTACTTCTACAAATATTTTGCCGAGACGATTACGGCAGAGTATTATTTGTAGCCTATGGAGTCAGTTCCATACCTCTAACGCCAGGAGCTCATACCGTCACCTGTCATACATGGAAACCAGTCG GTGACTGGCAAGACAGATTGAGAGACAGATTTTTAGGCGTGAGTCTGCAACTGAAATCGCCAAACGCTTTAGTCAACACCGAAGACAGATTCGAACTGCTCACTCAGACAATGGGCTCGGTGAATATAGACCTGCATATACTGGCacggaatttcgaaaaattcggCTGTCGTTTGTAG
- the LOC124223157 gene encoding tectonic-3, which produces MHTNMIRLLCYVAVLINAQSTEITLDKSTSTCLNDTDCDVSESTNDSVGTTQEIETSQTVPDDISKDKNLSVKITSPLPDTTSSKPFTSSAKPFVGRPENREDNCHCDLTISSCDINCCCDVDCNDLNVTELFACKDHRPKVYDTRYCWDENYIQDNKTRYLLEKLRDNLFCIVHDNLPPVYSIGYDPIISNRTTLDEIVRKNKKSRFKWEQSAIHVPLQFNSETPYRHGDNIWKIQNGFIKQLELPQTGFTGICSFKKALKYLEEWSDSCMQISLENQNVQLFAETFNNFTIIASPVLYNDSNFKLNNQTCPRTICVPVKSYYCLGSWNLCKNVSTPTGKCNKGTCTNIVRSVRYVFAHNGIKGMNALDVYLKIGNASQGFYQKFEVFYKWFRDDQSKVFHLSGNPGYILGKPIIIGELITNKTNTADYSYVNIDKTDYFLSLPVSRVDGQCDKERRYAVNFGEDLKLSCKIHHETRNFTIKSCIDLQKLIIEAMLKKILFNVSEVDQHRTYVAKWNYLRSNNTDDWLKIIFDRMPQTVVTAQIVDDQLICSGLVTSLRIDIVHRRLSEPQTVDNYKILGIGITFSEESDIYWIKCGTKNCADLLVVDIVSYVIFHDVSRPSKYFFAEGPNLDITLPQDFFYPFINNAPITQESHLLALCTFLALIITY; this is translated from the exons ATGCACACCAATATGATACGTTTACTTTGCTACGTGGCTGTATTAATCAACGCACAGAGCACGGAAATAACTTTGGATAAAAGTACGTCAACGTGTTTAAATGATACCGATTGTGATGTATCAGAAAGTACAAATGACTCGGTTGGAACGACTCAAGAAATCGAAACATCGCAAACTGTTCCTGACGATATCAGCaaggataaaaatttgtcgGTGAAAATAACGTCCCCCCTGCCAGATACGACTTCCTCAAAACCATTTACTTCATCAGCAAAACCGTTCGTCGGTAGACCTGAAAATCGAGAAGATAATTGCCACTGCGATTTGACG ATTTCTTCTTGCGATATTAATTGCTGCTGTGACGTGGATTGCAACGATTTGAATGTCACAGAATTGTTCGCCTGTAAAGATCATCGTCCAAAAGTATATGACACACGTTATTGCTGGGATGAAAATTACATTCAAGACAACAAAACTCGTTATCTGCTTGAAAAACTCAGAGATAACTTATTTTGTATCGTCCATGATAATCTTCCTCCAGTTTACAGCATCGGTTACGATCCA ATTATTTCAAACAGAACTACCCTTGACgaaattgtacgaaaaaataaaaaaagcagATTTAAATGGGAGCAGAGCGCAATTCATGTTCCATTACAATTTAATTCGGAAACGCCGTATCGACACGGAGATAATATATGGAAGATTCAAAACGGTTTCATCAAACAATTag AGTTGCCTCAGACAGGATTCACAGGTATCTGTTCATTCAAAAAAGCTCTGAAATATCTCGAAGAATGGAGCGACTCCTGCATGCAGATTTCCTTGGAAAATCAGAATGTACAACTGTTTGCCGAAACGTTCAACAACTTTACTATTATAGCATCACCAGTTTTATACAACGATTCTAATTTCAAGTTGAACAATCAG ACGTGTCCAAGAACTATTTGTGTGCCAGTTAAATCGTATTACTGCTTGGGTTCGTGGAATTTGTGTAAAAATGTAAGTACACCAACTGGAAAGTGCAACAAGGGAACTTGCACCAATATCGTCAGAAGTGTTAGATACGTATTTGCGCACAACGGCATAAAAGGAATGAATGCTTTAGATGTTTATCTCAAAATTGGCAACGCTTCTCAAggattttaccaaaaatttgaagtatTTTATAAATGGTTTAGGGATGACCAAAGTAAAGTGTTTCACCTTAGCGGTAATCCCGGTTACATATTAGGCAAACCAATCATCATAGGAGAATTAATAACGAACAAAACAAACACCGCAGATTATAGTTACGTCAACATTGACAAAACGGATTACTTCCTGTCTCTGCCCGTTAGCAGAGTTGATGGTCAATGTGACAAGGAACGTCGATACGCGGTCAATTTTGGTGAAGATTTGAAACtgagttgtaaaattcatcACGAAACTCGTAACTTTACAATCAAATCCTGTATAGATTTACAAAAGTTAATTATTGAAGctatgttgaaaaaaattttgttcaacgtAAGCGAGGTTGATCAACACAGGACTTATGTTGCAAAATGGAATTATCTACGCAGTAATAACACGGATGAttggttaaaaattatattcgatAGAATGCCGCAAACCGTTGTTACCGCGCAAATTGTAGATGACCAATTAATATGTTCAGGTTTAGTAACGTCGTTGAGAATTGATATTGTTCATCGCCGTTTGTCCGAGCCACAAACTGTGgataattacaaaattttaggTATCGGCATCACGTTCTCGGAGGAGTCTGATATCTATTGGATAAAATGTGGCACCAAAAATTGTGCAGATCTATTAGTTGTTGATATTGTAAGCTACGTAATTTTTCACGACGTATCACGACCGTCTAAGTACTTTTTTGCGGAAGGTCCAAACTTGGATATCACGTTAccgcaagattttttttatccatttatAAATAATGCTCCAATCACCCAAGAATCTCATCTGCTAGCTTTATGCACATTCCTTGCACTAATTATTACGTATTAA